In Panicum virgatum strain AP13 chromosome 4N, P.virgatum_v5, whole genome shotgun sequence, a single window of DNA contains:
- the LOC120668896 gene encoding arabinogalactan protein 23-like encodes MEMKKVACAVLVAAASATVALAADAPAPSPTNASETSSAAFPAIGAVIGASLLSFFACCLQ; translated from the exons ATGGAGATGAAGAAGGTCGCCTGCGCCGTCCTTgtggccgccgcctcggccaccgtggccctcgccgccgacgccccggCGCCCTCACCCACCAACGCCTCTGAAA cctCCTCGGCCGCCTTCCCGGCCATCGGCGCGGTGATCGGCGCCTCCTTGCTCTCCTTCTTCGCCTGCTGCCTCCAGtaa
- the LOC120668409 gene encoding 60S ribosomal protein L31-like produces MAEKKQRPGGARKDEVVTREYTINLHKRLHGCTFKKKAPNAIKEIRKFAQKAMGTTDVRIDVKLNKHIWSSGIRSVPRRVRVRIARKRNDEEDAKEELYSLVTVAEIPPEGLKGLGTKIVEDDE; encoded by the exons ATGGCGGAGAAGAAGCAGCGCCCCGGCGGTGCCAGGAAGGACGAGGTGGTCACCCGCGAGTACACCATCAACCTCCACAAGCGCCTCCACGGATG caccttcaagaagaaggCTCCCAACGCCATCAAGGAGATCAGGAAGTTTGCACAGAAGGCGATGGGCACCACAGATGTCAGGATCGACGTGAAGCTCAACAAGCACATCTGGAGCAGTGGTATCCGCAGCGTCCCAAGGCGTGTCCGCGTCAGGATCGCACGCAAGAGGAATGATGAGGAAGACGCCAAGGAGGAGCTCTACTCTCTGGTCACTGTCGCTGAGATCCCCCCGGAGGGGCTCAAGGGTCTGGGCACCAAGATTGTCGAGGACGATGAATAG